A stretch of Candidatus Eremiobacteraceae bacterium DNA encodes these proteins:
- a CDS encoding zf-HC2 domain-containing protein: MNCSACKARIGALRDGELPARDARLVESHLSSCASCRAFASRLDAVEASLVRLTRIEPRQDFTIAVMAGIAAMPVPERQPTRLWWLVIADVALWIAIGALTAFGAIRWKAIAAGAAAFGAKLGVAATTLYGVAIDFHAVPIVALGVAIEIAFLAVMVVAGRKYLSRVRATLSGVLS, encoded by the coding sequence GTGAACTGCTCTGCATGTAAGGCAAGGATAGGAGCGCTCCGCGACGGCGAACTGCCGGCGCGCGACGCCCGCCTCGTCGAGTCGCACCTCTCGAGCTGCGCTTCGTGCCGCGCATTCGCCAGCCGGTTGGACGCCGTCGAAGCGTCACTCGTCCGCCTGACGCGCATCGAGCCGCGGCAGGACTTCACGATCGCCGTCATGGCGGGCATCGCCGCGATGCCGGTGCCGGAACGTCAACCGACGCGCCTCTGGTGGCTCGTCATCGCCGACGTCGCGCTCTGGATCGCGATCGGCGCGCTCACCGCATTCGGCGCGATCCGCTGGAAGGCCATCGCAGCTGGGGCGGCCGCGTTCGGCGCGAAGCTCGGCGTCGCCGCGACGACGCTCTACGGCGTCGCCATCGACTTCCACGCGGTCCCGATCGTCGCGCTCGGTGTCGCCATCGAAATCGCTTTCCTCGCGGTCATGGTCGTCGCCGGCCGCAAATATCTGTCGCGGGTCCGCGCGACGCTCTCTGGAGTTCTCTCATGA
- a CDS encoding RNA polymerase sigma factor: MQTGGPQIGAQVADEALVGLVLKGDANAFAPLVERHKRGIVNFIFASVRSAEDANDLAQETFMRAYAHLRTFNPNIAKFSTWLYQIARNVARTHLGKESRRPKTEDLFEDETLDQRLPDTRREAAPEAMALAADDERSVRDALLRVPEKMRAALALRYFKHMEYQEIADTMQVSLGNVKTLIHRGKAALARALEAEGSADHTAHATLEAEVTSRELLCM; this comes from the coding sequence GTGCAGACGGGAGGTCCTCAGATCGGCGCGCAGGTGGCGGACGAAGCCCTCGTCGGGCTCGTCCTCAAGGGAGACGCAAACGCCTTTGCGCCGCTCGTCGAGCGGCACAAGCGGGGGATAGTCAACTTCATCTTCGCGAGCGTCCGGTCCGCCGAAGACGCGAACGACCTGGCACAGGAAACCTTCATGCGAGCATACGCGCACCTACGGACCTTCAACCCGAACATCGCGAAGTTCTCGACCTGGCTCTATCAGATCGCCCGCAACGTGGCTCGGACGCACTTGGGCAAAGAGAGCCGCCGCCCGAAGACCGAGGATCTCTTCGAAGACGAGACGCTCGACCAGCGCCTGCCGGATACGCGCCGCGAGGCGGCACCCGAGGCGATGGCTCTTGCGGCGGACGACGAGCGCAGCGTCCGCGACGCGCTGTTGCGCGTGCCGGAGAAGATGCGAGCCGCGCTCGCGCTGCGTTACTTCAAACATATGGAATATCAGGAGATAGCCGACACGATGCAGGTCTCGCTCGGCAACGTCAAGACGCTCATCCACAGGGGCAAAGCAGCGCTCGCGCGCGCGCTCGAGGCCGAGGGCTCGGCCGATCACACCGCGCACGCGACGCTCGAAGCGGAGGTCACCAGCCGTGAACTGCTCTGCATGTAA
- a CDS encoding acyl-CoA thioesterase, which translates to MHHKQSTDELAGKPTSQSATVLATLVEPSQTNAMGNIHGGTIMKLADQAAGAAAIRHAGRICVTASIDRLDFLNAVHVGDLVTLKSAVNYVHRTSMEVGVHIEAENMTTGVVKHVASAYLIFVALDENCKPVTVAPVIPQTESEKLRYRQAELRYRQRQENRAQQRALLEAQRTAR; encoded by the coding sequence ATGCACCACAAGCAAAGCACGGACGAGCTGGCCGGAAAGCCTACTTCGCAGTCGGCGACCGTCCTCGCGACGCTCGTCGAGCCATCACAAACGAACGCGATGGGCAACATCCATGGCGGCACGATCATGAAGCTCGCAGATCAAGCGGCCGGAGCGGCAGCGATCCGCCATGCCGGCCGCATCTGTGTGACGGCGAGCATCGATCGCCTCGACTTCTTGAACGCCGTCCACGTCGGCGATCTCGTGACGCTCAAATCGGCGGTGAACTACGTTCATCGGACCTCGATGGAGGTCGGTGTCCACATCGAGGCCGAGAACATGACGACCGGCGTCGTCAAGCACGTCGCGAGCGCGTATCTCATCTTCGTGGCGCTCGACGAGAATTGCAAGCCGGTGACCGTCGCCCCGGTCATCCCGCAGACCGAATCTGAGAAGTTGCGCTACCGGCAAGCCGAGCTGCGCTACAGACAGCGTCAAGAAAACCGCGCGCAGCAGCGCGCACTGCTCGAGGCTCAGCGGACGGCTCGATGA
- a CDS encoding DMT family transporter has translation MTAGARYGLLFVGIAGLSLAGVFYRAASAPPIAMVAWRMLIGAAVLLPVTAVTSAMHRRYRIASNDLIWSIVSGTCFCIDLVLWAISLRYTSIASAALFVSTQPIFVAAFSTTALGERPSRATIVGISLGIVGMVVVGAVDLRLAGHALVGDLLAVSAAFAETAYLLIGRRVRRHVDAPRYALVVYTTCAACCWIALAALRVPASMSGHDMMMALGVALSATVIGHTLVSFSLGHMPAPVVAVSFLAQPLLAAFFAYAILHQSIPWTTAAGGLIALAGIGIVAYANERQPLAAGM, from the coding sequence ATGACGGCGGGCGCGCGCTACGGCCTGCTGTTCGTTGGAATAGCAGGCTTGTCGCTCGCCGGCGTCTTCTACCGCGCCGCATCCGCGCCGCCTATCGCGATGGTCGCGTGGCGCATGCTCATCGGCGCCGCCGTGCTCCTGCCGGTCACGGCAGTCACATCGGCGATGCATCGCCGCTATCGTATCGCATCGAACGATCTCATCTGGAGCATCGTCTCGGGGACGTGCTTTTGCATCGATCTCGTGTTGTGGGCGATCAGTCTTCGTTATACGTCGATCGCGAGCGCTGCGCTCTTCGTGAGCACGCAGCCGATCTTCGTCGCCGCGTTCTCCACGACGGCACTCGGCGAGCGCCCATCGCGCGCGACGATCGTGGGTATCTCGCTCGGGATCGTGGGCATGGTGGTCGTCGGAGCAGTCGACCTCCGGCTCGCAGGTCATGCGCTCGTCGGCGACCTGCTCGCGGTGAGCGCAGCGTTCGCGGAGACCGCCTATTTATTGATCGGACGTCGCGTCCGCCGTCACGTCGACGCGCCTCGCTACGCGCTCGTCGTCTACACGACATGCGCGGCGTGCTGCTGGATCGCATTGGCCGCGTTGCGCGTGCCGGCATCGATGAGCGGCCACGACATGATGATGGCGCTCGGCGTCGCGCTGTCGGCGACCGTCATCGGGCACACGCTCGTCTCGTTCTCGCTCGGGCACATGCCCGCGCCGGTCGTCGCGGTCTCGTTTCTCGCGCAGCCGCTGCTCGCAGCGTTTTTCGCTTATGCCATCTTGCATCAGTCGATCCCATGGACGACCGCGGCCGGCGGCCTGATAGCGCTCGCGGGGATAGGCATCGTGGCGTACGCGAACGAACGGCAACCGCTCGCCGCGGGCATGTGA
- a CDS encoding GDP-mannose 4,6-dehydratase: MQKRALITGITGQDGSYLAELLLEKGYDVFGITRRSSTNSFDRIEHIIDRITLLSGDLLDEHSLVAAVRESQPDEIYNLAAQSFVPTSWSQAVLTAEFTAVGVTRMLEAMRAVKPDARFYQASSSEMFGKVVETPQTEKTPFYPRSPYGVAKVYGHWITVNYRESYGLFACSGILFNHESLSSNSPVIIRERGLVDILPISEVVSVLPKGPAYQRFDTSGLEVWDGDSFVRVLGGTAYHHAPLKRNKDVRRIEARCGSVTTTGDHVVFLDDEERANRDVRQGDRMLRASLPPAPGVTTVSSELAWLLGAFVGDGSAYLQRGNARAKFVNNDLSLRRRFAEAWQRVTCGWSSEARGVSGFRAGAVVGALALNGASTFVQWLRDECYTDDGYKRIPRIVLNADEQTMVAFLEGYNATDGLKAGSPRYQFKNFKTNSPTLAMGLWWLARVALDQQPVLNVDVGPRERPGPFYSMNLRTPVISNQGAHLRRDLAEVKRVVSIPNYDGWLYDLTTESGKFHAGVGECVIHNSPRRGLEFVTRKVTDGVARIKLGLAKELRMGNLDAQRDWGYAPDYVRAMWMMLQQPDADDYVISTGRTHSVQQLVETAFSHVGLDWKKHVVIDPKFIRPAEVDMLIGDATKARTKLGWQPEVSFEQLVAIMVDADLARLKQQHRA; the protein is encoded by the coding sequence TTGCAAAAACGCGCGCTCATAACCGGCATCACCGGTCAAGACGGATCGTATCTCGCCGAGCTCTTGCTCGAAAAGGGCTACGACGTCTTCGGCATCACGCGGCGCTCGAGCACGAACTCGTTCGACCGCATCGAGCATATCATCGATCGCATCACGCTGCTGTCGGGCGATCTGCTCGACGAGCATTCGCTCGTCGCCGCCGTGCGGGAATCGCAGCCAGACGAGATCTACAATCTCGCCGCGCAGAGCTTCGTTCCGACGTCGTGGTCGCAGGCCGTTCTCACCGCGGAATTCACGGCCGTCGGCGTGACGCGCATGCTGGAAGCGATGCGCGCGGTCAAACCCGATGCGCGCTTCTATCAGGCATCGAGCAGCGAGATGTTCGGCAAGGTCGTCGAGACGCCGCAGACGGAGAAGACGCCGTTCTATCCTCGCAGTCCGTACGGCGTCGCAAAAGTGTACGGCCATTGGATCACGGTGAACTATCGCGAGTCGTACGGATTGTTCGCGTGCTCAGGAATACTTTTTAACCACGAAAGCTTATCGAGCAACAGCCCGGTTATCATCCGCGAGCGCGGTCTCGTAGACATCCTACCGATCAGCGAAGTGGTGTCGGTGCTGCCAAAGGGACCGGCCTATCAGCGCTTTGATACAAGCGGGCTAGAGGTGTGGGATGGCGACAGCTTCGTTCGAGTTCTGGGTGGAACGGCTTATCATCATGCGCCGCTTAAGCGCAACAAGGACGTTCGCCGGATCGAGGCACGATGCGGGAGCGTGACGACCACCGGCGATCACGTCGTTTTTCTGGACGATGAAGAACGAGCCAATCGCGACGTTCGTCAAGGTGATAGAATGCTGCGAGCTTCGTTGCCGCCGGCGCCCGGCGTTACGACAGTGAGCAGCGAACTTGCTTGGCTCCTAGGGGCTTTCGTCGGCGACGGAAGCGCCTATCTTCAAAGGGGTAACGCTAGGGCCAAATTCGTCAACAATGACTTGTCCCTACGGCGCCGCTTTGCAGAAGCGTGGCAGCGAGTGACCTGCGGATGGTCTTCCGAGGCACGGGGAGTGTCGGGCTTCAGGGCAGGCGCCGTCGTGGGTGCGCTTGCGCTAAACGGAGCGTCGACGTTCGTCCAGTGGTTGCGCGACGAGTGCTACACCGACGACGGATACAAGCGGATACCGCGCATCGTCCTCAACGCCGATGAGCAGACGATGGTCGCGTTTCTCGAGGGGTACAACGCGACGGACGGGCTCAAAGCCGGCAGCCCCCGTTACCAATTCAAGAACTTCAAGACGAACTCGCCGACGCTTGCGATGGGCCTTTGGTGGCTCGCTCGAGTCGCTCTCGATCAGCAGCCGGTGCTCAACGTCGATGTCGGACCACGCGAGCGTCCAGGACCGTTCTACTCCATGAACTTGCGGACGCCGGTAATCTCGAATCAGGGAGCGCACCTCCGGAGGGATCTTGCGGAAGTCAAGCGAGTTGTGTCGATACCCAACTACGACGGTTGGCTCTACGATCTCACGACCGAGTCGGGCAAATTCCACGCCGGCGTCGGCGAGTGCGTCATACATAACTCGCCGCGTCGCGGTCTGGAGTTCGTCACGCGCAAGGTAACCGATGGGGTTGCTCGCATCAAGCTCGGGCTCGCTAAAGAACTACGTATGGGTAACCTCGACGCGCAACGCGATTGGGGTTACGCGCCCGACTACGTACGTGCGATGTGGATGATGCTGCAGCAGCCCGATGCGGACGACTACGTCATCTCGACGGGGCGCACGCACAGCGTGCAGCAGCTCGTCGAGACGGCGTTCTCGCATGTCGGGCTAGACTGGAAGAAACACGTCGTCATCGATCCGAAATTCATCCGCCCTGCCGAAGTGGACATGCTGATCGGCGACGCCACGAAAGCGCGCACGAAGCTCGGGTGGCAGCCCGAGGTGTCCTTCGAACAGCTCGTCGCCATCATGGTCGACGCCGACCTAGCGCGCCTCAAGCAGCAGCATCGAGCCTGA
- a CDS encoding GDP-mannose 4,6-dehydratase, with the protein MKAFVTGLDGFAGQWLARELIAAGADVAGGSRVALPSYSILSQTEAGALGWFGFELTDRESVERALAGARPDTVFHLAAQASVSESIADPVATYETNVVGTAMLLESIATVTPDATVVCVGSADAYGPVKPEELPLRETAELRPTNPYAASKTAAESIAMQYARSARLRVIATRSFNHTGPGQRPAFAVPAFAKQIADIAIGSAPPVLRVGNLDARRDLSDVRDVVRAYRLLAERGESGVAYNVCSGSSVSMRSIVDRLVSIAGINVTIEIDPQRLRPSDTPELVGDNSRLCEMTGWTRQIPLEQTLRDVYSWYAAKGTNAR; encoded by the coding sequence ATGAAGGCGTTCGTCACCGGCCTCGACGGCTTCGCCGGCCAGTGGCTGGCGCGCGAACTCATAGCGGCCGGAGCCGACGTCGCAGGAGGCTCGCGCGTCGCTCTTCCTTCCTATAGTATTCTGTCGCAGACGGAGGCCGGTGCACTCGGCTGGTTTGGGTTCGAACTGACCGACCGCGAATCCGTTGAGAGAGCTCTGGCCGGCGCACGACCCGACACGGTCTTCCATCTCGCCGCGCAGGCGTCGGTGAGCGAGTCGATCGCCGACCCCGTCGCGACGTACGAGACGAACGTCGTCGGCACCGCGATGCTGCTCGAATCGATCGCGACGGTGACTCCCGACGCGACGGTCGTGTGCGTCGGCTCGGCGGACGCCTACGGACCCGTCAAGCCTGAAGAACTGCCGCTACGCGAAACGGCGGAGCTGCGGCCGACGAATCCGTACGCCGCGAGCAAAACGGCGGCAGAATCGATCGCGATGCAGTACGCCCGCTCCGCGCGGCTCAGAGTCATCGCGACGCGCTCGTTCAACCACACGGGTCCGGGTCAACGCCCCGCGTTCGCGGTCCCGGCGTTCGCGAAGCAGATCGCGGACATCGCCATAGGGTCCGCTCCTCCCGTTCTCCGCGTCGGCAATCTCGATGCGCGTCGCGACTTGTCGGACGTGCGCGATGTCGTGCGCGCGTATCGCCTCCTCGCGGAACGCGGCGAGTCCGGCGTCGCTTACAACGTCTGCAGCGGGTCATCGGTCTCGATGCGCTCCATCGTCGACCGGTTGGTGAGCATCGCCGGTATCAATGTCACGATAGAGATCGACCCGCAGCGCCTGCGCCCGTCGGACACGCCCGAGCTCGTCGGCGACAACAGCCGCCTGTGCGAAATGACCGGCTGGACGCGGCAGATCCCGCTCGAGCAGACGTTGCGCGATGTCTACTCATGGTATGCGGCAAAGGGCACGAACGCTCGTTAG
- a CDS encoding methyltransferase yields MQVRSGGWRTIVFKNRGALLVPVALVLLIFGRPSMLSAQIGIAVAVLGEVLRIWAVGYSGETTRADIVTAPALVTAGPYALTRNPLYVANAIIALGFWYAFAGGISIAEASMTFVVVVALVVGVYAIIIPLEEAYLAGHFGDAYRRYVETVPRIVPTGSSLAPADRSGTWKPNVIMRAEIITLIFFILMLTIVYLKLGQWADWGIYF; encoded by the coding sequence ATGCAGGTCAGATCGGGCGGCTGGCGGACGATCGTCTTCAAGAACCGCGGGGCGCTCCTCGTGCCGGTCGCGCTCGTCTTGCTCATTTTCGGAAGACCGTCGATGCTGAGCGCGCAGATCGGCATCGCCGTCGCCGTGCTCGGCGAAGTGCTGCGTATCTGGGCTGTCGGCTATTCGGGCGAGACGACGCGGGCCGACATCGTCACTGCGCCCGCGCTCGTGACGGCCGGGCCGTACGCCCTGACCCGAAATCCGCTTTACGTGGCGAACGCGATCATCGCGCTCGGGTTCTGGTATGCGTTCGCGGGCGGCATCTCGATCGCCGAAGCGTCGATGACGTTCGTCGTCGTCGTCGCACTCGTCGTCGGCGTGTACGCGATCATCATCCCGCTCGAAGAAGCATACCTCGCCGGCCACTTCGGCGACGCGTATCGCCGCTATGTCGAGACGGTGCCCCGCATCGTACCCACCGGCAGCTCGCTCGCACCGGCTGACCGTTCGGGCACATGGAAGCCCAACGTGATCATGAGAGCGGAGATCATCACGCTCATCTTTTTCATCCTGATGCTGACGATCGTTTACCTCAAGCTCGGCCAGTGGGCTGATTGGGGGATCTACTTCTAG
- a CDS encoding acyl-CoA dehydrogenase family protein produces MDFELGEEQRAVRDMVAVFAAREVAPHANDWDREHTFPADVFRKLGEIGIMGMTVSERYGGAALDSISAVLAIEELSRADAGVGVTVSVHTGLTSRIVELFGSEAQKKHYLPRMCTGEWLGGFALTEADSGSDAASLRTRAARHGDCYVLDGTKQWVTNGGHARVFIVFARTGGPGPKGISAFLVDRDTPGLSLGRVTDKLGIHSSDTTDLVFEHGEVPADALLGEENGGYKIALATLGNGRLGIAAQAVGILAACLDTSRAYAKDRFQFGRPIGAFQGIAFKVADMAVDLDAARLLLYRAAWLKDRGVTSIDASSKAKLFASTAARKHAAECIQILGGYGYTTEFPAERYYRDSKITEIYEGTSEVQRIVIARELIGRLDERTAKDRPAPRLTDGAAKEPATKH; encoded by the coding sequence ATGGATTTCGAACTCGGCGAAGAACAGCGCGCCGTCCGTGACATGGTAGCCGTGTTCGCAGCGCGCGAAGTAGCACCGCACGCGAACGACTGGGACCGCGAACACACCTTCCCGGCTGACGTCTTCCGCAAGCTCGGCGAGATCGGTATCATGGGCATGACCGTGTCCGAGCGCTACGGCGGGGCCGCGCTCGACTCGATCAGCGCCGTTCTCGCGATCGAAGAGCTCAGCCGCGCGGACGCAGGTGTCGGCGTCACCGTCTCGGTCCACACGGGCCTAACCTCGCGCATCGTCGAGCTCTTCGGCTCCGAAGCGCAGAAGAAGCACTACCTCCCGCGCATGTGCACCGGGGAATGGCTTGGCGGCTTCGCCCTCACGGAAGCGGATTCCGGAAGCGATGCGGCATCGCTGCGCACGCGCGCCGCGCGCCACGGCGACTGCTACGTCCTCGACGGCACGAAGCAGTGGGTCACGAACGGCGGTCACGCCAGGGTCTTCATCGTGTTCGCGCGCACCGGCGGACCCGGACCGAAAGGCATCTCAGCATTTCTCGTCGACCGCGATACGCCCGGCCTATCGCTCGGGCGCGTCACGGACAAGCTCGGGATCCACTCGTCCGACACGACCGATCTCGTCTTCGAGCACGGCGAAGTCCCGGCGGACGCGCTGCTTGGCGAAGAGAACGGCGGCTACAAGATCGCGCTCGCCACGCTGGGCAACGGCCGGCTCGGAATCGCGGCGCAAGCGGTCGGCATCCTCGCCGCCTGCCTCGATACCTCGCGTGCGTACGCGAAGGACCGCTTCCAGTTCGGCCGCCCGATAGGCGCGTTCCAGGGCATCGCGTTCAAGGTCGCAGACATGGCCGTCGACTTGGACGCCGCGCGGCTGCTGCTCTATCGCGCGGCGTGGCTGAAGGACCGCGGCGTCACATCGATCGACGCGTCGTCGAAGGCCAAACTCTTCGCGTCGACGGCTGCGCGCAAGCACGCCGCCGAGTGCATCCAGATCCTCGGCGGATACGGATACACGACCGAGTTCCCCGCCGAGCGCTACTATCGCGACTCGAAGATCACCGAGATCTACGAGGGCACGTCGGAGGTGCAGCGTATCGTCATCGCTCGCGAGCTCATCGGCCGGCTCGACGAGCGCACCGCGAAAGACCGGCCGGCGCCCCGGCTCACCGACGGCGCGGCGAAGGAGCCCGCCACAAAACACTAG
- the sucC gene encoding ADP-forming succinate--CoA ligase subunit beta — protein MRLLEYQGKELFARAGIPVPKGKVASTVEEAVAIMHANPAPSAVKAQVLIGGRGKAGGIKFCSDERDVVEPTKAILGMRIANAQDPVGEIVKRVWIEQRMDIAKELYLSITVDRASKRPIIMASAMGGMDVEEVAEKHPEAIAKYRVDPSVGYWPFIGRRLAREADLPKEVSNEFASIVGKLYALFFDVGALLVEINPLAVTKDGKLVASDSKVDLDDNAMFRHKELAAWKPEGERDPLKERAIAAGLGENNYVQLDGDVGIIGNGAGLVMGTLDAVKAAGGQPANFLDIGGGAKADVMREAVNIVTSNPKVRSLFINIFGGITRGDEVAKGLVEALAGGGWDRRKLVIRLTGTNEKEGREVLRQNNIEAVETMNEGAKHAVALARA, from the coding sequence ATGAGACTGCTCGAGTATCAAGGCAAAGAATTGTTCGCCCGAGCGGGCATCCCGGTGCCCAAGGGCAAGGTCGCGTCAACGGTCGAGGAAGCGGTTGCGATCATGCACGCGAACCCGGCGCCGTCCGCCGTCAAAGCGCAAGTGCTCATCGGCGGCCGCGGCAAAGCCGGCGGCATCAAGTTCTGCAGCGACGAGCGCGACGTCGTCGAGCCCACGAAGGCGATCCTCGGCATGCGAATCGCGAACGCCCAAGACCCGGTCGGCGAGATCGTCAAGCGCGTCTGGATCGAGCAGCGCATGGACATCGCCAAGGAGTTGTACCTCTCGATAACCGTCGATCGCGCATCGAAGCGCCCTATCATCATGGCGTCTGCGATGGGCGGCATGGACGTCGAAGAGGTCGCTGAGAAGCATCCCGAGGCGATCGCGAAGTATCGCGTCGATCCGTCCGTCGGCTATTGGCCGTTCATCGGCCGCCGGCTCGCCCGCGAAGCGGACCTGCCCAAAGAAGTGAGCAACGAGTTCGCGTCGATCGTCGGCAAGCTCTACGCGCTCTTCTTCGACGTCGGGGCATTGCTCGTCGAGATCAATCCGCTCGCCGTGACCAAAGACGGCAAGCTCGTCGCGTCGGATTCGAAAGTCGACCTCGACGACAATGCGATGTTCCGCCACAAGGAGCTCGCCGCATGGAAGCCCGAGGGCGAACGCGATCCGCTCAAGGAGCGCGCGATCGCGGCCGGCCTTGGTGAGAACAACTACGTCCAGCTCGACGGCGACGTCGGCATCATCGGCAACGGCGCCGGCCTCGTCATGGGCACGCTCGACGCCGTCAAAGCCGCCGGCGGTCAGCCTGCGAACTTCCTCGATATCGGCGGGGGCGCTAAGGCAGACGTCATGCGCGAAGCGGTCAACATCGTCACGTCGAACCCGAAAGTCCGCTCGCTCTTCATCAATATATTCGGCGGCATCACGCGCGGCGACGAAGTCGCGAAAGGACTCGTCGAGGCGTTGGCAGGCGGCGGCTGGGATCGCCGCAAGCTCGTCATACGATTGACGGGCACGAACGAAAAAGAAGGCCGTGAGGTGCTCCGCCAAAACAACATCGAAGCGGTCGAGACCATGAACGAAGGGGCGAAGCACGCGGTCGCCCTCGCACGAGCATAG
- the sucD gene encoding succinate--CoA ligase subunit alpha, whose protein sequence is MSIFLNERSEVIVQGITGREGLYHANRMRAYGTKLVGGVTPGKGGQTVEGFAVFDGVREARAKTGANVSVIFVPPPFAADAILEAADAGVELVICITEGIPVHDMLKVMASVPSTTRVIGANCPGVVTPGVALAGIMPGHVFSDGNVGLISRSGTLTYEIVDQLTRSGIGQSTCVGIGGDPIIGTVFVDCLEAFEQDGKTEAVVLVGEIGGTDEEDAAQLVADKKFTKPLVTFIGGRSAPKGKRMGHAGAIITGSMGTPESKVAAFQKIGAPVADSPADIPGLVARVLKQPAKA, encoded by the coding sequence TTGTCCATCTTCCTCAACGAACGATCGGAAGTCATCGTCCAAGGCATCACCGGACGAGAAGGCCTCTATCACGCCAACCGCATGCGCGCGTACGGCACGAAACTCGTCGGCGGCGTCACGCCGGGCAAGGGCGGCCAGACGGTCGAAGGATTCGCGGTGTTCGACGGGGTCCGCGAAGCGCGCGCGAAGACCGGCGCGAACGTCAGCGTCATCTTCGTGCCTCCGCCGTTCGCCGCAGATGCGATCCTCGAAGCCGCCGACGCCGGCGTCGAACTCGTCATCTGCATCACCGAAGGCATCCCCGTCCACGACATGCTCAAAGTGATGGCGTCCGTTCCGTCGACGACGCGCGTCATCGGTGCGAACTGCCCGGGCGTCGTCACGCCGGGAGTCGCGCTCGCCGGCATCATGCCCGGACACGTGTTCAGCGACGGAAACGTCGGTTTGATCTCGCGCAGCGGCACCCTGACGTACGAGATCGTCGATCAGCTGACGCGGTCGGGAATCGGCCAAAGCACGTGCGTCGGAATCGGCGGCGATCCGATCATCGGCACGGTCTTCGTCGATTGCCTGGAGGCATTCGAACAAGACGGCAAGACCGAAGCGGTGGTCCTCGTCGGTGAGATCGGCGGTACCGATGAAGAAGACGCCGCGCAGCTCGTCGCGGACAAAAAGTTCACAAAACCGCTCGTGACGTTCATAGGCGGCCGTTCGGCTCCAAAAGGGAAGCGGATGGGCCATGCGGGCGCGATCATCACGGGCAGCATGGGCACGCCGGAATCGAAAGTCGCCGCGTTCCAGAAGATCGGCGCGCCCGTCGCCGACAGTCCGGCCGATATCCCCGGACTCGTCGCCCGGGTCTTGAAACAGCCAGCCAAAGCCTGA